One Channa argus isolate prfri chromosome 15, Channa argus male v1.0, whole genome shotgun sequence DNA segment encodes these proteins:
- the fbxl20 gene encoding F-box/LRR-repeat protein 20, producing MGKEVNGVSRSRFEMFTNSDEAVINKKLPKELLLRIFSFLDVVTLCRCAQVSRSWNVLALDGSNWQRIDLFDFQRDIEGRVVENISKRCGGFLRKLSLRGCLGVGDGALRTFSQNCRNIELLSLNGCTKITDSTCNSLSKFCPKLKHLDLASCTSITNLSLKALSEGCPLLEQLNISWCDQVTKDGIQALVRSCPGLKGLFLKGCTQLEDEALKHIGAHCPQLVTLNLQTCSQITDEGLITICRGCHHLQSLCVSGCANITDAILHALGQNCPHLRILEVARCSQLTDVGFTTLARNCHELEKMDLEECVQITDGTLIQLSIHCPRLQVLSLSHCELITDDGIRHLGSGPCAHDRLEVIELDNCPLITDASLEHLKSCHSLDRIELYDCQQITRAGIKRLRTHLPNIKVHAYFAPVTPPPSIGGSRQRFCRCCVLL from the exons ATGGGGAAGGAGGTAAATGGTGTTTCACGGAGCCGGTTTGAG ATGTTCACAAACAGTGACGAGGCAGTCATCAATAAGAAGCTGCCTAAGGAGCTGTTGCTACG AATCTTCTCCTTTCTGGATGTGGTGACACTCTGTCGCTGTGCCCAGGTCTCACGG TCCTGGAATGTTCTGGCCTTGGATGGCAGCAACTGGCAACGAATCGACCTCTTCGATTTTCAGAGGGACATTGAG ggTCGGGTGGTGGAGAACATCTCAAAGCGATGTGGGGGGTTTCTTAGGAAACTGAGCCTGCGTGGGTGCCTGGGTGTGGGTGATGGTGCACTCAG gACTTTCTCACAGAACTGCAGGAACATTGAGCTGCTTAGTTTGAATGGATGCACCAAGATCACTGACAG TACATGTAATAGCCTCAGTAAGTTCTGTCCAAAGCTGAAACACCTGGATCTTGCCTCCTGTACCTCAATCACCAACCTATCACTCAAAGCTCTCAG TGAGGGTTGCCCCTTGCTGGAGCAGCTCAACATCTCCTGGTGTGATCAGGTCACAAAGGATGGCATCCAGGCCCTGGTGCGCTCCTGTCCTGGACTTAAAGGCCTTTTCTTGAAGGGCTGCACACAG CTAGAAGATGAGGCTCTGAAGCACATCGGGGCTCACTGTCCACAGCTGGTCACACTCAATTTGCAAACATGCTCA CAGATCACAGATGAGGGCCTCATCACAATTTGCCGGGGTTGTCACCACCTGCAGTCTCTCTGCGTTTCTGGTTGTGCCAACATCACAGATGCCATTTTGCACGCCCTGGGACAAAATTGCCCTCACCTAAG AATATTAGAGGTAGCTCGATGCTCACAGCTAACAGATGTGGGCTTCACTACTTTAGCAAGG AATTGTCATGAACTTGAGAAAATGGATTTAGAAGAATGCGTGCAG ATCACAGATGGAACACTTATCCAGCTCTCTATACACTGCCCTCGTTTGCAAGTCCTG AGTCTGTCACACTGTGAGCTGATCACTGATGATGGCATCAGACACCTCGGGAGTGGACCCTGTGCTCACGACCGTCTGGAGGTGATCGAGCTGGATAACTGCCCGCTGATCACAGACGCCTCACTAGAGCACCTGAAGAGCTGCCATAGCCTGGATCGTATTGAGCTGTATGACTGCCAGCAGATCACTCGCGCTGGTATTAAAAGACTAAGG ACCCACCTGCCTAACATCAAAGTGCATGCATACTTTGCTCCCGTCACTCCACCCCCCTCCATTGGGGGCAGTCGTCAGAGGTTTTGTCGCTGCTGTGTCTTGCTATGA